From the genome of Nasonia vitripennis strain AsymCx chromosome 1, Nvit_psr_1.1, whole genome shotgun sequence, one region includes:
- the LOC100121376 gene encoding chymotrypsin-1, with the protein MKQLLAILCLAVSAYGQSDLGGTDAPDGAYPYQAALRRKSKFVCGASIINEHWLLTAAHCVNMMKDPKEATVLVGTNFVTGEGGHEYKVAYLIQHEDYDRDYIHVNDIALIRLVENIKFTQKVQPVKLPKDESKSYEGATAILAGWGSYGPNNYTPRKLQHIRLQVISRNKCANEWKTSRNRTIIPAQLCTSSASDENMATHGDSGGPLVSDGVQIGVVSFAWEGLPDVYGRVSSYLSWMNRYINY; encoded by the exons ATGAAGCAGCTCCTCGCGATTCTCTGCTTGGCTGTGTCCGCCTACG GCCAGAGCGACTTGGGGGGCACCGATGCCCCCGACGGCGCCTATCCTTACCAGGCGGCCCTCAGGCGAAAGTCCAAGTTCGTGTGCGGCGCCTCCATAATTAACGAGCACTGGCTCCTTACTGCTGCCCACTGCGTCAATAT GATGAAGGATCCGAAAGAGGCGACGGTGCTGGTCGGTACGAACTTCGTGACAGGCGAAGGTGGACACGAATACAAAGTCGCCTATCTGATACAGCACGAGGATTAT GACAGGGACTACATACACGTGAACGACATCGCCCTCATTCGACTAGTCGAAAACATCAAATTCACGCAGAAGGTCCAGCCGGTGAAGCTTCCGAAGGACGAGTCGAAAAGCTACGAAGGGGCGACGGCGATTTTGGCTGGCTGGGGCAGCTACGGG CCGAACAACTACACGCCGCGGAAGCTGCAGCACATTAGGCTCCAGGTGATCTCGCGGAATAAGTGCGCTAACGAGTGGAAGACTTCGAGGAACCGCACCATCATACCTGCTCAGCTCTGCACCTCTTCGGCTTCGGACGAGAATATGGCGACTCAC GGAGACTCCGGCGGCCCACTGGTCAGCGACGGCGTTCAAATCGGCGTCGTCTCCTTCGCCTGGGAGGGTCTGCCCGACGTCTACGGCCGAGTGTCCAGCTACCTCTCCTGGATGAACCGCTACATAAACTACTAG